The following are encoded together in the Juglans microcarpa x Juglans regia isolate MS1-56 chromosome 2D, Jm3101_v1.0, whole genome shotgun sequence genome:
- the LOC121250691 gene encoding putative rRNA methyltransferase YlbH isoform X2, whose protein sequence is MAVVSSSPILLPLRMNLGSSSPNIPLFSISSRSSNRPRPPIIVFSYKAGDGLASEEKKLLLERYGLDPDEFLSEPTPPKTGKRKELQKRGRGKSVQPPEEPKPPRATHKLLQVLGGKARRKKLLSPKGMDVRPMMEVVKGAAFDILQAASGCPAALRPGRWLDLYSGTGSVGIEAISRGCSQVHFVEMDPWVVSDVLRPNLEWTGFLDVSIIHTVRVENFLERAEQFVGKDGSFDYISVTPPYTEVDYGVLMGQISKSPLIGEDTFIVVEYPSRTDMLDTCGFLVKITDRRFGRTHLVIYGPTWAQKKRKP, encoded by the exons ATGGCGGTGGTTTCATCGTCTCCAATTCTCTTGCCACTGCGCATGAACCTTGGCTCATCTTCTCCAAATATTCCTCTCTTCAGTATCTCCTCCAGATCGAGCAATCGGCCTCGACCACCTATCATCGTCTTCTCTTACA AAGCGGGAGATGGTTTGGCTAGTGAGGAGAAGAAGTTGTTGCTTGAGCGCTACGGTCTCGACCCTGACGAGTTCTTATCTGAACCTACTCCTCCTaag aCTGGGAAGAGAAAGGAGCTGCAAAAGAGAGGAAGGGGCAAATCAGTCCAACCACCAGAGGAACCTAAGCCACCACGGGCTACACATAAGTTGCTTCAG GTGCTTGGCGGAAAGGCTCGAAGAAAGAAGTTGTTGTCGCCCAAGGGTATGGATGTACGGCCGATGATGGAAGTTGTGAAAGGTGCAGCCTTTGATATATTGCAG GCAGCTAGTGGTTGTCCTGCAGCTTTAAGGCCTGGCCGCTGGTTGGACTTGTATAGTGGTACTGGATCTGTTGGGATTGAAGCGATTAGCCGAGGATGCTCTCAG GTGCATTTTGTTGAGATGGATCCTTGGGTTGTGTCTGATGTTCTGCGTCCAAATTTGGAATGGACTGGGTTTCTTGATGTTTCAATAATACATACTGTTCGTGTTGAAAATTTCTTGGAACGCGCTGAGCAATTTGTAG GTAAAGATGGGTCATTTGATTACATTAGCGTTACCCCTCCATACACTGAAGTTGACTATGGAGTTCTAATGGGCCAGATTTCAAAGTCACCCTTAATTGGAGAAGATACCTTTATT GTAGTTGAGTATCCTTCAAGAACGGACATGCTTGATACATGTGGATTCCTGGTGAAG
- the LOC121250691 gene encoding putative rRNA methyltransferase YlbH isoform X1: MAVVSSSPILLPLRMNLGSSSPNIPLFSISSRSSNRPRPPIIVFSYTEAGDGLASEEKKLLLERYGLDPDEFLSEPTPPKTGKRKELQKRGRGKSVQPPEEPKPPRATHKLLQVLGGKARRKKLLSPKGMDVRPMMEVVKGAAFDILQAASGCPAALRPGRWLDLYSGTGSVGIEAISRGCSQVHFVEMDPWVVSDVLRPNLEWTGFLDVSIIHTVRVENFLERAEQFVGKDGSFDYISVTPPYTEVDYGVLMGQISKSPLIGEDTFIVVEYPSRTDMLDTCGFLVKITDRRFGRTHLVIYGPTWAQKKRKP; this comes from the exons ATGGCGGTGGTTTCATCGTCTCCAATTCTCTTGCCACTGCGCATGAACCTTGGCTCATCTTCTCCAAATATTCCTCTCTTCAGTATCTCCTCCAGATCGAGCAATCGGCCTCGACCACCTATCATCGTCTTCTCTTACA CAGAAGCGGGAGATGGTTTGGCTAGTGAGGAGAAGAAGTTGTTGCTTGAGCGCTACGGTCTCGACCCTGACGAGTTCTTATCTGAACCTACTCCTCCTaag aCTGGGAAGAGAAAGGAGCTGCAAAAGAGAGGAAGGGGCAAATCAGTCCAACCACCAGAGGAACCTAAGCCACCACGGGCTACACATAAGTTGCTTCAG GTGCTTGGCGGAAAGGCTCGAAGAAAGAAGTTGTTGTCGCCCAAGGGTATGGATGTACGGCCGATGATGGAAGTTGTGAAAGGTGCAGCCTTTGATATATTGCAG GCAGCTAGTGGTTGTCCTGCAGCTTTAAGGCCTGGCCGCTGGTTGGACTTGTATAGTGGTACTGGATCTGTTGGGATTGAAGCGATTAGCCGAGGATGCTCTCAG GTGCATTTTGTTGAGATGGATCCTTGGGTTGTGTCTGATGTTCTGCGTCCAAATTTGGAATGGACTGGGTTTCTTGATGTTTCAATAATACATACTGTTCGTGTTGAAAATTTCTTGGAACGCGCTGAGCAATTTGTAG GTAAAGATGGGTCATTTGATTACATTAGCGTTACCCCTCCATACACTGAAGTTGACTATGGAGTTCTAATGGGCCAGATTTCAAAGTCACCCTTAATTGGAGAAGATACCTTTATT GTAGTTGAGTATCCTTCAAGAACGGACATGCTTGATACATGTGGATTCCTGGTGAAG
- the LOC121250691 gene encoding putative rRNA methyltransferase YlbH isoform X3, with protein MAVVSSSPILLPLRMNLGSSSPNIPLFSISSRSSNRPRPPIIVFSYTEAGDGLASEEKKLLLERYGLDPDEFLSEPTPPKTGKRKELQKRGRGKSVQPPEEPKPPRATHKLLQVLGGKARRKKLLSPKGMDVRPMMEVVKGAAFDILQAASGCPAALRPGRWLDLYSGTGSVGIEAISRGCSQVHFVEMDPWVVSDVLRPNLEWTGFLDVSIIHTVRVENFLERAEQFVGKDGSFDYISVTPPYTEVDYGVLMGQISKSPLIGEDTFILSILQERTCLIHVDSW; from the exons ATGGCGGTGGTTTCATCGTCTCCAATTCTCTTGCCACTGCGCATGAACCTTGGCTCATCTTCTCCAAATATTCCTCTCTTCAGTATCTCCTCCAGATCGAGCAATCGGCCTCGACCACCTATCATCGTCTTCTCTTACA CAGAAGCGGGAGATGGTTTGGCTAGTGAGGAGAAGAAGTTGTTGCTTGAGCGCTACGGTCTCGACCCTGACGAGTTCTTATCTGAACCTACTCCTCCTaag aCTGGGAAGAGAAAGGAGCTGCAAAAGAGAGGAAGGGGCAAATCAGTCCAACCACCAGAGGAACCTAAGCCACCACGGGCTACACATAAGTTGCTTCAG GTGCTTGGCGGAAAGGCTCGAAGAAAGAAGTTGTTGTCGCCCAAGGGTATGGATGTACGGCCGATGATGGAAGTTGTGAAAGGTGCAGCCTTTGATATATTGCAG GCAGCTAGTGGTTGTCCTGCAGCTTTAAGGCCTGGCCGCTGGTTGGACTTGTATAGTGGTACTGGATCTGTTGGGATTGAAGCGATTAGCCGAGGATGCTCTCAG GTGCATTTTGTTGAGATGGATCCTTGGGTTGTGTCTGATGTTCTGCGTCCAAATTTGGAATGGACTGGGTTTCTTGATGTTTCAATAATACATACTGTTCGTGTTGAAAATTTCTTGGAACGCGCTGAGCAATTTGTAG GTAAAGATGGGTCATTTGATTACATTAGCGTTACCCCTCCATACACTGAAGTTGACTATGGAGTTCTAATGGGCCAGATTTCAAAGTCACCCTTAATTGGAGAAGATACCTTTATT TTGAGTATCCTTCAAGAACGGACATGCTTGATACATGTGGATTCCTGGTGA